One genomic region from Streptomyces sp. NBC_01304 encodes:
- a CDS encoding amino acid permease, translating into MSSRTLFRTKTVEQSIRDTEEPEHALKKSLTSLDLTVFGVGVIIGTGIFVLTGKIAKETAGPAVALAFVVAGLVCALAALCYAEFASTVPVAGSAYTFSYASLGELPAWIIGWDLILEMALGCAVVAVGWSGYVRSLMDTAGMHLPQALTGTHDGKFGFDLLASILVLVLTAILVAGMKLSSRVTAVVVAVKLTVVMLVIIVGAFFITGSNYKPFIPPSQDTEGGDGMTAPLIQLIFGWTPTVFGVMGIFTAAAVVFFAFIGFDIVATAAEETHNPQRDVPRGILGSLLICTVLYVAVSVVVTGMQHYTDLSTDAPLADAFKSVGHPFWAGLISFGAAVGLTTVCLILLMGQTRVFFAMSRDGLLPQAFSRVHPRFGTPYRSTILLGVIVAIVAGFTSIDVLAELVNIGTLFAFVVVALGVILLRKQRPDLPRSFRTPLVPLIPILSVLASLWLMLNLSAETWLRFGVWMVLGFGLYFAYGRTHSRLGRQEESGRPGA; encoded by the coding sequence GTGAGCAGCAGAACTCTCTTTCGGACCAAGACGGTCGAGCAGTCGATCCGGGACACCGAGGAACCGGAACACGCGCTCAAGAAATCGCTCACGTCGCTCGACCTCACGGTCTTCGGCGTCGGCGTCATCATCGGAACCGGCATCTTCGTCCTCACCGGCAAGATCGCCAAGGAGACCGCGGGCCCGGCCGTCGCCCTGGCCTTCGTCGTCGCGGGCCTCGTGTGCGCCCTCGCGGCGCTCTGCTACGCGGAGTTCGCGTCGACGGTCCCGGTGGCCGGGTCCGCGTACACCTTCTCGTACGCCTCACTCGGCGAGCTCCCGGCGTGGATCATCGGCTGGGACCTGATCCTGGAGATGGCGCTCGGCTGCGCCGTGGTCGCGGTCGGCTGGTCCGGCTACGTCCGCTCCCTCATGGACACGGCCGGCATGCACCTGCCCCAGGCGCTCACCGGCACGCACGACGGAAAGTTCGGCTTCGACCTGCTCGCCAGCATCCTGGTCCTCGTCCTGACCGCGATCCTGGTGGCCGGCATGAAGCTGTCCTCCCGGGTGACCGCGGTCGTCGTGGCGGTGAAGCTCACCGTCGTCATGCTCGTGATCATCGTCGGTGCCTTCTTCATCACCGGCTCCAACTACAAGCCGTTCATCCCGCCGTCCCAGGACACCGAGGGCGGCGACGGCATGACGGCGCCCCTCATCCAGCTGATCTTCGGCTGGACCCCCACCGTCTTCGGCGTGATGGGCATCTTCACCGCGGCCGCCGTGGTGTTCTTCGCGTTCATCGGCTTCGACATCGTGGCGACGGCCGCCGAGGAGACCCACAACCCGCAGCGCGACGTCCCGCGCGGCATCCTCGGCTCCCTCCTCATTTGCACGGTCCTGTACGTGGCCGTCTCGGTCGTCGTCACCGGCATGCAGCACTACACCGACCTGTCCACGGACGCCCCGCTCGCCGACGCCTTCAAGTCGGTCGGCCATCCCTTCTGGGCCGGCCTGATCAGCTTCGGCGCGGCCGTCGGCCTCACCACGGTCTGTCTGATCCTGCTCATGGGCCAGACCCGCGTGTTCTTCGCGATGAGCCGTGACGGCCTGCTGCCCCAGGCCTTCTCCAGGGTCCACCCGCGCTTCGGCACGCCGTACCGCTCGACGATCCTGCTCGGCGTCATCGTGGCGATCGTCGCGGGCTTCACCTCGATCGACGTACTGGCCGAACTGGTCAACATCGGCACGCTGTTCGCGTTCGTGGTGGTCGCCCTCGGCGTGATCCTGCTCCGCAAGCAGCGCCCCGACCTGCCCCGCTCCTTCCGCACGCCCCTCGTCCCGCTGATCCCGATCCTGTCGGTGCTCGCCTCGCTGTGGCTGATGCTGAACCTGTCGGCGGAGACCTGGCTGCGGTTCGGGGTGTGGATGGTGCTCGGCTTCGGGCTGTACTTCGCCTACGGACGTACGCACAGCAGGCTGGGGCGGCAGGAGGAATCCGGACGTCCCGGGGCCTGA
- the dxs gene encoding 1-deoxy-D-xylulose-5-phosphate synthase, which translates to MGLLTRIKGPRDLDRLSHEQLDQLAAEIRTFLVDAVSKTGGHLGPNLGVVELTLALHRVFDSPKDRVLLDTGHQSYVHKLLTGRQDFGKLRAKGGLSGYPSRAESEHDVIENSHASTVLGWADGLAKANEVLKKNDHVVAVIGDGALTGGMAWEALNNIAAAKDRPLVIVVNDNERSYAPTIGGLANHLATLRTTDGYERFLHRTKEVLEKTPVVGKPLYETLHGAKKGLKDFIAPQGMFEDLGLKYVGPIDGHDIQALESALMRAKRFGGPVIVHCLTEKGRGYQPAEQDEADRFHGIGPIHPDTGLPIKAAAASWTSVFGDEMVKLGKDRKDVVAITAAMLQPVGLKKFAETFPDRVYDVGIAEQHAATSAAGLATGGLHPVFAVYATFLNRAFDQLLMDVALHKCGVTFVLDRAGVTGDDGASHNGMWDMSILQVVPGLRLAAPRDAEQVRLQLREAVEVDDAPTVVRYSKGVVGPAVPAVGKVGGMDVLRHAGSERPDVLLVSVGALAPMCLEIASLLDKQGISTTVVDPRWVKPVDEALAPLAEQHRVVVTVEDNGRVGGVGSAIAQALRDAGVDVPLRDFGIPPRFLDHASRKEVMAEIGLTAPDIARQVTGLVSKLDGRYESDAATANAVEPARD; encoded by the coding sequence GTGGGCCTGCTGACCCGCATCAAGGGGCCGCGTGATCTGGACCGGCTCAGCCACGAGCAGCTGGACCAGCTCGCCGCAGAGATCCGGACCTTCCTCGTGGACGCGGTCTCCAAGACCGGCGGCCACCTCGGCCCGAACCTCGGCGTGGTCGAGCTCACCCTCGCGCTGCACCGCGTCTTCGATTCGCCGAAGGACCGGGTGCTGCTCGACACCGGGCACCAGAGCTACGTCCACAAGCTGCTCACCGGCCGCCAGGACTTCGGAAAGCTGCGCGCCAAGGGCGGCCTCTCGGGCTACCCCTCGCGCGCCGAGTCCGAGCACGACGTGATCGAGAACAGCCACGCCTCGACCGTCCTCGGCTGGGCCGACGGCCTTGCGAAGGCCAACGAGGTCCTGAAGAAGAACGACCACGTGGTCGCCGTGATCGGTGACGGTGCCCTCACCGGCGGCATGGCCTGGGAGGCGTTGAACAACATCGCGGCCGCCAAGGACCGCCCGCTGGTGATCGTCGTCAACGACAACGAGCGTTCGTACGCCCCCACCATCGGCGGACTTGCGAACCACCTCGCCACCCTGCGTACGACGGACGGCTACGAGCGGTTCCTGCACCGCACCAAGGAAGTCCTGGAGAAGACCCCGGTCGTCGGGAAGCCGCTCTACGAGACGCTGCACGGCGCCAAGAAGGGCCTCAAGGACTTCATCGCCCCGCAGGGCATGTTCGAGGACCTCGGCCTGAAGTACGTCGGCCCCATCGACGGCCACGACATCCAGGCCCTGGAGTCCGCCCTGATGCGCGCCAAGCGCTTCGGCGGCCCGGTCATCGTGCACTGCCTCACCGAGAAGGGGCGCGGCTACCAGCCCGCCGAGCAGGACGAGGCCGACCGCTTCCACGGCATCGGCCCGATCCACCCGGACACCGGCCTGCCCATCAAGGCCGCGGCCGCCTCCTGGACCTCCGTGTTCGGCGACGAGATGGTCAAGCTCGGCAAGGACCGCAAGGACGTCGTCGCGATCACCGCGGCGATGCTGCAGCCGGTCGGCCTGAAGAAGTTCGCCGAGACCTTCCCGGACCGCGTGTACGACGTGGGCATCGCCGAACAGCACGCCGCGACCTCCGCGGCGGGCCTCGCGACGGGCGGCCTGCACCCGGTCTTCGCGGTGTACGCCACCTTCCTCAACCGCGCCTTCGACCAGCTCCTGATGGACGTGGCCCTGCACAAGTGCGGCGTCACCTTCGTCCTGGACCGGGCCGGCGTCACCGGCGACGACGGCGCCTCGCACAACGGCATGTGGGACATGTCGATCCTGCAGGTCGTGCCCGGCCTCCGGCTCGCCGCCCCGCGCGACGCCGAGCAGGTCCGCCTGCAGCTGCGCGAGGCCGTCGAGGTCGACGACGCCCCGACCGTGGTGCGCTACTCCAAGGGCGTGGTCGGCCCGGCCGTCCCCGCGGTAGGCAAGGTCGGCGGCATGGACGTGCTGCGGCACGCGGGTTCGGAGCGCCCCGACGTCCTCCTGGTCTCGGTCGGTGCCCTGGCCCCGATGTGCCTGGAGATCGCCTCGCTCCTCGACAAGCAGGGCATCTCCACCACCGTGGTCGACCCGCGCTGGGTCAAGCCCGTCGACGAGGCGCTCGCCCCGCTCGCCGAGCAGCACCGCGTGGTCGTCACGGTCGAGGACAACGGCCGCGTGGGCGGCGTCGGTTCGGCGATCGCCCAGGCCCTGCGGGACGCGGGCGTCGACGTACCGCTGCGCGACTTCGGCATCCCGCCGCGCTTCCTCGACCACGCCTCGCGCAAGGAGGTCATGGCCGAGATCGGCCTGACGGCCCCCGACATCGCACGCCAGGTCACCGGCCTGGTGTCGAAGCTCGACGGCCGGTACGAGAGCGACGCGGCGACGGCGAACGCGGTGGAGCCCGCACGCGACTGA
- a CDS encoding CDP-alcohol phosphatidyltransferase family protein codes for MATRLVCVLARWRFVTPNGVTWAALGLGILSAVFFVEGDPRSLAIGALIYHLSFILDCIDGKLARLRGTGSVFGGWLDYVFDRVRVLVCAIALMGGQYLRTDNEAFLFAAFGVIFLDMLRYVDALQIHKMRGAMRAKIEKVTEQNRLAAGHPAEQAQEVLFIEDVLRENPGLEPEQAAAVGQGQVVDLHARFRSHFPWYAKVRRLLLRSRIRPHLFSGIEFQMFVFIIGPLTGQIMWTVVVSAVLLGLFELVIMYKFWLSTRDFSREMAKLTPPQEAVDSLESVRRGRHRRAPLPEPTPRRGTSRRSRIGTHEQHEAVRVSA; via the coding sequence GTGGCAACACGCCTGGTCTGTGTCCTTGCCCGCTGGCGATTCGTCACCCCAAATGGCGTGACCTGGGCGGCTCTTGGACTTGGAATTCTCTCCGCGGTGTTCTTCGTGGAGGGGGATCCGCGCTCTCTCGCCATCGGCGCCCTCATTTATCACCTGAGCTTCATCCTGGATTGCATCGACGGGAAGCTCGCCCGACTCCGGGGCACCGGAAGCGTATTCGGCGGCTGGCTCGACTACGTCTTCGACCGGGTACGGGTATTGGTGTGCGCGATCGCTCTCATGGGCGGTCAGTATCTGCGTACCGACAATGAGGCATTTCTGTTCGCCGCCTTCGGCGTGATCTTCCTCGACATGCTCCGCTACGTGGACGCGCTGCAGATCCACAAGATGCGCGGCGCCATGCGAGCCAAGATCGAGAAGGTCACCGAGCAGAACCGCCTGGCCGCCGGACACCCGGCTGAACAGGCGCAGGAGGTCCTCTTCATCGAGGACGTGCTACGGGAGAACCCGGGGCTCGAACCCGAGCAGGCGGCCGCCGTCGGCCAGGGCCAAGTCGTGGACCTGCACGCCAGGTTCCGCAGCCACTTCCCCTGGTACGCCAAGGTCCGGCGGCTGCTCCTCCGGAGCCGGATCAGGCCGCACCTGTTCAGCGGCATCGAGTTCCAGATGTTCGTGTTCATCATCGGTCCGCTGACCGGGCAGATCATGTGGACCGTCGTGGTCTCCGCAGTGCTCCTCGGCCTGTTCGAGCTGGTGATCATGTACAAGTTCTGGCTCTCCACCCGCGACTTCAGCCGCGAGATGGCCAAGCTGACCCCGCCGCAAGAGGCCGTCGACTCCCTGGAGTCCGTACGCCGCGGCCGGCATCGCCGCGCTCCGCTGCCCGAACCCACGCCCCGCCGCGGCACGTCCCGCCGCAGCCGCATCGGCACCCACGAGCAGCACGAGGCCGTACGCGTCAGCGCCTGA
- a CDS encoding sugar ABC transporter permease, translated as MSDIKKAKKADDSAEQAGTGKTSVTKDAAIPHQVVDAEAPAPDAIPAVDPRLLVREQGFAGYLIDFKRKIKGGELGSLPVIIGLIVIWTIFESSTGRFLEPSNVNNIAQYIAGPGLIATGIVFVLLLGEIDLSVGSVAGLTAAVTSVLAIKQGYNEYLAVLIGLVGAALIGAIHGFFFAKIGVPAFVVTLAGFLGWNGLQLYVLDDTLSLNNLSDGVVYTLNNYHFEDVAAAYGLAAVGVALYALTQWSERRRRKAADLPHRPVSELVLRTVVIAVLAFVPAYAFNQYQGLPLGVTIFLGAVLLASFVLRRTNYGRQIFAVGGGVEAARRAGINVAWIRISVFTISGFLGGLGGLFIASQQGTADSTLGGGNTLMIAIAAAVIGGTSLFGGRGTPWSALLGILVIQSIITGLDMNGSTSAAVQYMITGAVLLAAVVLDSVSRRTQKTAGRA; from the coding sequence GTGAGCGACATCAAGAAGGCCAAGAAGGCTGACGACAGCGCGGAGCAGGCCGGCACCGGCAAGACCTCCGTCACCAAGGACGCGGCCATCCCGCACCAGGTCGTCGACGCCGAGGCCCCCGCGCCCGACGCGATACCCGCCGTCGACCCCCGGCTGCTCGTGCGCGAGCAGGGCTTCGCCGGCTACCTCATCGACTTCAAGCGCAAGATCAAGGGCGGCGAGCTCGGCTCGCTCCCCGTGATCATCGGCCTGATCGTCATCTGGACGATCTTCGAGTCGAGCACCGGACGCTTCCTCGAGCCGTCCAATGTGAACAACATCGCGCAGTACATCGCCGGCCCCGGCCTCATCGCCACCGGCATCGTCTTCGTGCTGCTGCTCGGTGAGATCGACCTGTCCGTCGGCTCGGTGGCCGGTCTGACCGCCGCCGTCACCTCGGTGCTCGCCATCAAGCAGGGCTACAACGAATACCTCGCCGTCCTCATCGGACTGGTCGGAGCCGCCCTGATCGGCGCGATCCACGGCTTCTTCTTCGCCAAGATCGGCGTACCCGCGTTCGTGGTGACCCTGGCCGGCTTCCTCGGCTGGAACGGTCTGCAGCTGTACGTCCTCGACGACACCCTGAGCCTGAACAACCTCTCCGACGGTGTCGTCTACACCCTGAACAACTACCACTTCGAGGACGTCGCGGCCGCCTACGGCCTCGCCGCCGTCGGCGTCGCCCTCTACGCCCTGACGCAGTGGTCCGAGCGCCGTCGCCGCAAGGCAGCCGACCTGCCGCACCGGCCGGTCAGCGAGCTGGTCCTGCGCACGGTCGTCATCGCGGTCCTGGCCTTCGTCCCGGCCTACGCCTTCAACCAGTACCAGGGCCTGCCGCTCGGCGTGACGATCTTCCTCGGCGCGGTGCTCCTGGCCAGCTTCGTGCTGCGCCGCACCAACTACGGCCGGCAGATCTTCGCGGTCGGCGGCGGCGTCGAGGCGGCCCGTCGTGCGGGCATCAACGTGGCCTGGATCCGGATCTCGGTATTCACGATCTCCGGCTTCCTCGGCGGCCTCGGCGGTCTGTTCATCGCCTCCCAGCAGGGCACGGCCGACTCCACGCTCGGTGGCGGCAACACCCTGATGATCGCGATCGCCGCCGCGGTGATCGGCGGCACCAGCCTCTTCGGTGGTCGCGGTACGCCGTGGTCGGCGCTGCTCGGCATCCTGGTGATCCAGTCGATCATCACGGGCCTGGACATGAACGGCAGCACCTCCGCCGCCGTCCAGTACATGATCACCGGTGCGGTCCTGCTGGCCGCGGTGGTCCTGGACTCCGTGTCCCGTCGTACGCAGAAGACCGCAGGCCGCGCATAG
- a CDS encoding bifunctional glycosyltransferase/CDP-glycerol:glycerophosphate glycerophosphotransferase translates to MIAPRLTVVIPMYNVETYLEECLASVAAQTLTNLDVVMVDDGSTDDTARIAAEFAAADPRFRLVRQQNAGLGAARNTGVRHAHPQADYLGFLDSDDIVPVNAYELCVKTLDRTGSDFASGNVFLLDSTGTRQSPMHSPATTSTKLKTHITRDKSLIADRLAPNKIFRRSFWDAEGFTFPEGVLYEDTPLTVPAHFRAKSVDILKYPTYYWRQREGGGPSITQRRTETKAVRDRIGAVDSVSRFLAGESGPEFAEYKRWYDKSALVSDIRIFINVLPEADGEFRALFMDRAADFLSRVDPSVIDELPALMRLKWHLIAHGHLAELLEVLAFEKQNSAELQVAGRLRKYGRYPFFKNRRLRIPKSVFELRKEIGLRAKAKEVVVRDDQLHITGHAYLNHLGAERSFGRTVVLAMRNSRSGKTRAFKASKEQAPEVTARLKQVQHSYDESGFSCSIPLSRFKTEGKWREGVWRFNIGLAQHGQARRGGIGPGVGASASHPDLHYVSKNVRLVPMFVKGKLQVKVEVVRVRITGHRLDGDHVELSGVYRGELPANGKPPATLRIHHLESTAVHSYPLSPTKRHEGEKPRTQFKVRVPLADLRRARRQVPDDLHSLSAFREEVWRTVLVVPDRKNPVNVVIDDDVTQQGHAFPDTWNEVGAREFVLTRNAPGHLLLHDRVPQPVIDGVRWSAADTLIVEGEYRRPDDGLIEELALSHEAHYEKHLVPMMVTEGRFIAHIRPDAIRTMAGTLPLRSGKWNLAFSRRSVNGAQDPNAYEVNLRVAPRHAGQLPLESTLGGRRYELNRRGFDRFYLNVHSRMYDWERGQYRQKQLREEFYPQARTLPLRNAVFYDSYSGKQFSDSARAVYEEFKRRGEDVEHLWLVRDDQVELPADVKPVRLWGEDYYEALARSKYVITNAHLPDWIERRDGQVIVQAWHGTPLKRIGWDIEDVQFANGNYLEKVARESRSWSFLVSPNRFSTPILRRAMRYEGELLEAGYPRNDVLYAPDRDRRAAAARARIGLPPGKRVVLYAPTWRDDQFYGPGRYKLDLQIDLEKARAALGHNTVLMIRKHPNIVDSVPGAGDGFVYDVSQYPDIAELFLVADVLITDYSSLMFDYANTGRPMLFFTYDLEHYRDKLRGFYFDFDEHAPGPLIERSDDLIAALADIDRVAHAYRPRYEAFQRHFCDLDDGYASVRVVDRMLELARPGVTPRMRRRGGRPAESAVRYEQLAGRRSDDRETRQFPVAASVLQA, encoded by the coding sequence ATGATCGCCCCAAGGCTCACCGTCGTGATCCCCATGTACAACGTGGAGACCTACCTCGAAGAGTGCCTGGCGTCAGTGGCGGCCCAGACGCTGACCAACCTCGACGTCGTCATGGTCGACGACGGCTCGACCGACGACACCGCCCGGATCGCGGCCGAGTTCGCCGCCGCCGACCCGAGGTTCCGGCTCGTCCGGCAGCAGAACGCGGGTCTGGGCGCGGCCCGCAACACCGGTGTCCGGCACGCCCACCCGCAGGCCGACTACCTCGGCTTCCTCGACAGCGACGACATCGTGCCGGTCAACGCCTACGAGCTGTGCGTCAAGACACTGGACAGGACCGGGTCGGACTTCGCCTCCGGGAACGTGTTCCTCCTGGACTCCACCGGGACCCGGCAGTCGCCGATGCACAGCCCGGCGACCACCAGCACCAAGCTGAAGACGCACATCACCAGGGACAAGTCGCTCATCGCCGACCGCCTCGCACCCAACAAGATCTTCCGCAGGTCGTTCTGGGACGCCGAGGGCTTCACCTTCCCCGAGGGCGTGCTCTACGAGGACACCCCGCTCACCGTGCCGGCGCACTTCCGGGCCAAGAGCGTGGACATCCTCAAGTACCCCACGTACTACTGGCGTCAGCGCGAGGGCGGCGGTCCGTCCATCACCCAGCGGCGTACGGAGACCAAGGCGGTACGCGACCGGATCGGCGCCGTCGACTCGGTGAGCCGCTTCCTCGCCGGCGAGAGCGGACCGGAGTTCGCCGAGTACAAGCGCTGGTACGACAAGTCGGCGCTGGTCAGCGACATCAGGATCTTCATCAACGTACTGCCGGAGGCCGACGGCGAGTTCCGTGCGCTGTTCATGGACCGGGCCGCGGACTTCCTGAGCCGGGTCGACCCGTCGGTCATCGACGAGTTGCCCGCACTGATGCGGCTCAAGTGGCACCTCATCGCCCACGGGCACTTGGCGGAGCTCCTCGAGGTGCTCGCCTTCGAGAAGCAGAACTCCGCCGAACTCCAGGTCGCCGGGCGGTTGCGCAAGTACGGCCGCTACCCCTTCTTCAAGAACCGCCGGCTGCGCATCCCCAAGAGCGTCTTCGAGCTCCGCAAGGAGATCGGCCTGCGGGCCAAGGCCAAGGAGGTCGTCGTCCGCGACGACCAGCTGCACATCACCGGCCACGCCTACCTCAACCACCTCGGCGCGGAGCGCTCGTTCGGCCGCACCGTCGTCCTGGCCATGCGCAACTCGCGCTCCGGCAAGACCCGGGCGTTCAAGGCGAGCAAGGAGCAGGCCCCCGAGGTCACCGCCCGCCTCAAGCAGGTGCAGCACTCGTACGACGAGTCCGGCTTCAGCTGCTCCATCCCGCTGTCCCGCTTCAAGACCGAGGGCAAGTGGCGCGAGGGAGTCTGGCGCTTCAACATCGGCCTGGCCCAGCACGGCCAAGCCCGTCGCGGCGGCATCGGCCCCGGCGTCGGCGCCTCCGCCTCGCACCCGGATCTGCACTACGTCTCCAAGAACGTCCGGCTCGTCCCGATGTTCGTCAAGGGCAAGCTGCAGGTGAAGGTCGAGGTCGTCCGCGTACGCATCACCGGGCACCGACTCGACGGCGACCACGTCGAGTTGAGCGGCGTGTACCGCGGCGAGCTGCCCGCGAACGGCAAGCCCCCGGCCACCCTGCGCATCCACCACCTCGAATCGACCGCGGTGCACAGCTACCCCCTGAGCCCGACCAAGCGCCACGAAGGGGAGAAGCCCCGCACCCAGTTCAAGGTCCGTGTACCGCTGGCCGACCTGCGCCGGGCCCGCCGTCAGGTGCCCGACGACCTGCACTCGCTCAGCGCGTTCCGCGAGGAGGTCTGGCGGACCGTCCTCGTGGTGCCCGACCGCAAGAACCCGGTGAACGTCGTCATCGACGACGACGTCACCCAGCAGGGCCACGCCTTCCCCGACACCTGGAACGAGGTGGGCGCCCGTGAGTTCGTGCTGACCCGCAACGCGCCGGGCCACCTGCTGTTGCACGACCGCGTCCCGCAGCCCGTCATCGACGGCGTCCGCTGGTCCGCGGCGGACACCCTCATCGTCGAGGGCGAGTACCGGCGCCCCGACGACGGCCTGATCGAGGAGCTGGCCCTCAGCCACGAGGCGCACTACGAGAAGCACCTGGTGCCCATGATGGTGACGGAGGGCCGCTTCATCGCCCACATCCGCCCCGACGCCATCCGCACCATGGCGGGCACCCTGCCGCTGCGCTCCGGCAAGTGGAACCTCGCGTTTTCCCGGCGGTCCGTCAACGGGGCGCAGGACCCCAACGCGTACGAGGTGAACCTCCGGGTGGCCCCCCGTCATGCCGGGCAGCTGCCCCTCGAATCCACCCTCGGCGGGCGCCGCTACGAGCTCAACCGCCGTGGCTTCGACCGCTTCTACCTCAATGTGCACTCCCGGATGTACGACTGGGAGCGCGGCCAGTACCGGCAGAAGCAGCTGCGCGAGGAGTTCTACCCGCAGGCCCGCACCCTGCCGCTGCGCAACGCGGTCTTCTACGACAGTTACTCCGGCAAGCAGTTCTCGGACAGCGCCCGCGCGGTGTACGAGGAGTTCAAGCGCCGTGGCGAGGACGTCGAGCACCTCTGGCTGGTCCGCGACGACCAGGTGGAACTGCCGGCGGACGTCAAGCCCGTCCGGCTGTGGGGCGAGGACTACTACGAGGCCCTCGCGCGGTCGAAGTACGTCATCACCAACGCCCACCTGCCCGACTGGATCGAGCGCCGTGACGGCCAGGTGATCGTCCAGGCCTGGCACGGCACCCCGCTCAAGCGCATCGGCTGGGACATCGAGGACGTCCAGTTCGCCAACGGCAACTACCTGGAGAAGGTGGCCCGCGAGTCGAGGAGCTGGAGCTTCCTGGTGTCCCCGAACCGCTTCAGCACCCCGATCCTGCGCCGCGCCATGCGGTACGAGGGCGAGCTCCTCGAAGCCGGCTACCCGCGCAACGACGTGCTCTACGCCCCCGACCGCGACCGGCGCGCGGCCGCCGCCCGCGCCCGCATCGGCCTGCCCCCGGGCAAGCGCGTGGTGCTCTACGCGCCGACCTGGCGGGACGACCAGTTCTACGGCCCCGGCCGCTACAAGCTGGACCTGCAGATCGACCTGGAGAAGGCGCGCGCCGCCCTTGGCCACAACACCGTCCTGATGATCCGCAAGCATCCGAACATCGTGGACAGCGTGCCCGGCGCGGGCGACGGATTCGTCTACGACGTCTCCCAGTACCCGGACATCGCCGAGCTGTTCCTGGTCGCGGACGTGCTGATCACGGACTACTCGTCGCTGATGTTCGACTACGCCAACACCGGTCGTCCCATGCTGTTCTTCACGTACGACCTCGAGCATTACCGCGACAAACTGCGGGGCTTCTACTTCGACTTCGACGAGCACGCGCCCGGTCCGCTGATCGAGCGCTCCGACGACCTGATCGCCGCGCTCGCCGACATCGACCGGGTCGCGCACGCCTACCGGCCGCGATACGAGGCGTTCCAGCGGCACTTCTGCGACCTCGACGACGGGTACGCCTCCGTGCGCGTCGTCGACCGGATGCTGGAGCTCGCCCGCCCGGGCGTCACCCCGCGCATGCGGCGGCGCGGCGGACGACCGGCCGAAAGCGCCGTGCGCTACGAGCAGTTGGCGGGCCGCCGCAGCGACGACCGGGAGACGCGGCAGTTCCCGGTGGCCGCGTCCGTGCTGCAGGCCTGA
- a CDS encoding NTP pyrophosphohydrolase, which yields MNSTVLVVDAANVVGSVPDGWWRDRRGAAERLRDRLVPYADEGVAGRAGPLDVVLVVEGAARGVESVPGVRVVSASGSGDDLIVELVAGEERPCLVVTADRELRRRVGELGAECMGPRAVRPV from the coding sequence ATGAACAGCACTGTGCTCGTCGTAGACGCCGCCAACGTGGTCGGCTCGGTCCCCGACGGCTGGTGGCGCGATCGTCGTGGGGCCGCCGAGCGGCTGCGGGACCGACTGGTGCCGTACGCCGACGAAGGGGTTGCCGGGCGGGCGGGGCCGCTGGACGTCGTGCTGGTCGTCGAGGGGGCCGCCCGTGGGGTCGAGTCCGTGCCCGGTGTGCGGGTCGTCTCGGCGAGCGGGAGTGGGGACGATCTGATCGTGGAGCTCGTCGCGGGCGAGGAGAGGCCGTGTCTCGTCGTCACCGCCGATCGTGAACTGCGGCGCAGGGTCGGGGAGTTGGGCGCCGAGTGCATGGGGCCGAGGGCCGTCCGGCCGGTCTAG
- a CDS encoding LCP family protein — protein MSRERKASMPQDSQQEPSVAPRSRGRRIRRIVVWSLAGILVVCGVTAYALYSHLNGNLSKVDIDAALGTDRPKNVDNGSQDILVLGSDSRSGANKGLAGGDTGGTARSDTAMVVHIPAGRAKATAVSIPRDTLVTRPECTTEAGRKVPEAQRVMFNSVYTTAGPACVVKTVEKMSGIRMDHYVEIDFAGFKDLVDALGGVTVTTEQAINDKDSGLSLDAGTHRLDGTRSLAFVRTRHGIGDGSDLGRIGLQQKFMLALLSEIKNQGVLNSPTKLYAIADAATKALTTDSGLGSLTSLADFGKSLKGLNPDSMDTVMLPVAYDKKDPNRVVAAEPQAGDLWKALKADEPVPASAKKSPAQGG, from the coding sequence ATGTCCCGAGAGAGAAAAGCCTCTATGCCGCAGGATTCGCAGCAGGAACCGTCAGTCGCCCCGCGCAGCCGCGGCAGGAGAATTCGCCGCATCGTGGTGTGGAGCCTGGCGGGAATCCTCGTGGTCTGCGGTGTGACGGCGTACGCGCTCTACTCGCATCTGAACGGGAACCTCAGCAAGGTCGACATCGATGCCGCGCTCGGCACGGACCGTCCGAAGAACGTGGACAACGGCTCGCAGGACATCCTCGTGCTCGGTTCCGATTCCCGCTCCGGCGCCAACAAGGGCCTCGCGGGCGGCGATACGGGTGGCACCGCGCGCTCCGACACGGCGATGGTCGTCCACATCCCGGCCGGCCGCGCGAAGGCGACCGCGGTGAGCATTCCCCGGGACACCTTGGTGACCCGCCCCGAATGCACCACCGAGGCGGGCAGGAAGGTGCCCGAGGCGCAGCGCGTGATGTTCAACTCCGTCTACACCACGGCCGGTCCGGCGTGTGTGGTGAAGACCGTCGAGAAGATGTCCGGCATCCGCATGGACCACTACGTCGAGATCGACTTCGCCGGGTTCAAGGACCTGGTGGACGCGCTCGGCGGCGTCACCGTCACCACCGAACAAGCGATCAACGACAAGGACAGCGGGCTCAGCCTCGACGCGGGGACGCACAGGCTGGACGGCACCCGGTCCCTCGCGTTCGTCCGCACCCGGCACGGCATAGGCGACGGCAGCGACCTCGGGCGGATCGGGCTGCAGCAGAAGTTCATGCTCGCGCTGCTCTCCGAGATCAAGAACCAGGGCGTCCTCAACAGCCCGACCAAGCTGTACGCGATCGCCGACGCCGCGACGAAGGCGCTCACCACCGACTCGGGTCTCGGGTCGCTGACCTCGCTCGCCGATTTCGGCAAGAGCCTCAAGGGCCTCAACCCGGACAGCATGGACACGGTCATGCTGCCGGTCGCGTACGACAAGAAGGACCCGAACCGGGTGGTCGCGGCCGAGCCCCAGGCCGGTGACCTGTGGAAGGCGCTCAAGGCCGACGAGCCGGTACCGGCCTCGGCGAAGAAGTCGCCCGCGCAGGGCGGTTGA